One region of Bombus affinis isolate iyBomAffi1 chromosome 3, iyBomAffi1.2, whole genome shotgun sequence genomic DNA includes:
- the LOC126914198 gene encoding WD repeat-containing protein 36-like isoform X1, with translation MEHSKIFFKNRALGYVSNHIPLITRYITRRKDNLIITCVGDTFLTYSCTHFTLLNVSKTHPGEITCLAGDPYHTFTACGKEIYAWRRGGELRHTYKGHDYTVHILLPFGLCLVSIDENNIVKLWNINTEELITELDFSEKHFKITTIIHPNTYINKILLGSEQGQLQLWNLRVLKLIYTFKGWNTPVTALEQAPAIDVAAIGLRDGRIILHNLKLDETLFELVQDWGCVISISFRTDEHPIMATGSLEGHIVFWNLEQRKVESQLLKAHFKGVTGLKYLPNEPLLVSSSSDNSIKLWIFDLADGAGRLLRIREGHSEPPNIVRFYGDEGNNILTAGSDSSLRMFSTITEMLNKSFGRASFNRKAAKKRGRLIEDPLLMPPITNFAIESTREKEWDNIAATHSGLGTVTTWSSNKTKMGEHKLILEKFKSNRNIIATCVSITKCGDFVVIGYNSGHVERFNIQSGIHRASYGTNKGAHQGPVKGVMVDLLNQTVITAGRDAFIKFWRFKPKAGDTEPVTKVILDEPVEWLRYHNDSSLIAVALEDFTIILVDLDTKRIVRRFEGHQARLTDACFNPDSRWLVTASMDCTIRIWDIPSSNLIDIFRVPEACTSLSFSPTGEFLATIHVCNLGIYLWSNRTLYSHISLKGVNEDDPIPTIGLPGSIIEVTDINEDELTEPELDYVSPAQLQEGLITMSGLPHSRWQNLLNIDIIKKKNKPKEPPKAPESAPFFLPTIPSLELKFDLSGVKDTEVNKKLIIHPELQNLTLFAKSLLSMKDSEFEEVVKKLKNMNPSFIDFEIQSLSADERTSNTLLLQFMKMIYHMIEKKMDFELAQAYLAVFLKCHGTTITEDETLRNYLDTLQEIQSKSWFVLRDKLFHNLSVVQALKKM, from the exons ATGGAAcacagtaaaatatttttcaaaaatcgcGCATTAGGATATGTCAGTAATCACATTCCTCTTATAACAAGATATATTACAAGGCGAAAAGACAATCTTATAATAACATGCGTCGGTGATACGTTTCTTACGTACAGCTGTACACATTTCACGCTTCTTAACGTATCAAAAACGCATCCAGGTGAAATTACATGTCTCGCGGGAGACCCTTATCACACTTTTACAGCATGTGGAAAAGAAATATACGCTTGGCGGAGAGGAGGAGAGTTAAGACATACTTATAAAGGACATGATTACACAGTGCATATTCTGTTACCTTTTGGTCTTTGTTTAGTATCTATTGATGAGAACAACATTGTTAAACTGTGGAATATTAATACAGAAGAGCTGATAACAGAACTTGATTTCAGTGAGAAACATTTCAAAATTACAACAATAATACATCCTAACAcctatataaacaaaatattactTGGAAGTGAACAAGGTCAACTGCAGTTATGGAATTTGAGAGttctaaaattaatttacacGTTTAAAGGCTGGAATACACCAGTAACTGCACTTGAACAGGCACCTGCAATAGACGTTGCAGCAATAGGTTTAAGAGATGGAagaattatattacataatttgaAGCTTGATGAAACACTTTTTGAATTAGTACAAGATTGGGGTTGTGTAATATCCATTAGTTTCCGAACAGACGAGCATCCAATAATGGCCACAGGAAGTTTAGAGGGTCACATTGTATTTTGGAACTTAGAACAACGTAAAGTAGAAAGCCAACTCCTTAAAGCTCATTTTAAGGGTGTAACAGGACTAAAATATTTACCCAATGAACCATTGTTAGTATCTTCTTCTTCCGACAATTCTATAAAGTTATGGATATTTGACTTAGCTGATGGAGCTGGAAGACTTTTAAGAATTAGAGAAGGTCATTCAGAACCTCCTAATATTGTTCGTTTTTATGGAGATGAAggtaataatatattaacagCTGGAAGTGATTCTTCTTTGAGGATGTTTTCCACAATTACGGAAATGTTGAATAAAAGCTTTGGAAGAGCATCATTCAACAGAAAAGCtgcaaagaaaagaggaagactTATTGAGGATCCTTTATTAATGCCACCAATTACTAATTTTGCTATAGAGTCaacaagagaaaaagaatgGGATAACATTGCAGCAACACATTCTGGTTTGGGTACAGTCACTACTTGGTCTTCTAATAAGACAAAAATGGGAGAACACAAATTAATCCTAGAAAAGTTTAAAAGCAATCGTAACATTATTGCAACTTGTGTATCTATAACAAAATGTGGAGATTTTgttgttataggatataatagTGGCCATGTAGAAAGATTTAATATACAATCAGGAATTCACAGAGCTAGCTATGGTACTAATAAAGGAGCACATCAAGGTCCTGTGAAAGGTGTAATGGTAGATCTTTTAAATCAAACTGTAATCACTGCTGGCAGAGATGCATTTATAAAGTTTTGGAGATTTAAACCAAAAGCAG gaGATACTGAACCAGTAACAAAAGTGATATTGGATGAACCAGTTGAATGGTTACGATATCATAATGATAGTTCCCTTATAGCTGTAGCATTGGAAGATTTTACTATTATATTAGTAGATCTTGACACTAAAAGAATTGTCCGACGTTTTGAAGGACATCAAGCGCGATTAACAGACGCATGTTTTAACCCTGACTCTAGATGGCTAGTAACAGCATCTATGGATTGTACAATTCGAATATGGGATATTCCTTCCTCTAATTTAATAGACATTTTTcgg GTACCAGAAGCATGCACGTCATTAAGTTTTTCACCTACTGGTGAATTTCTTGCTACAATACATGTATGTAACTTAGGTATATATTTATGGTCAAACCGTACCTTGTATTCCCACATTTCTTTGAAAGGAGTAAACGAAGACGATCCGATTCCAACGATCGGTCTACCTGGCTCAATAATAGAAGTTACTGATATTAATGAAGATGAACTTACTGAACCAGAATTGGATTACGTTTCTCCAGCACAACTTCAGGAGGGTCTTATTACAATGTCCGGTTTACCACACTCGAGGTGGCAGAATCTGTTAAATatcgatattataaaaaaaaagaacaagccGAAAGAACCGCCAAAGGCACCGGAGAGTGCACCTTTCTTTCTGCCAACGATTCCGTCTTTAGAATTGAAATTTGACCTTTCGGGTGTTAAAGATACCGAAGTCAATAAGAAACTGATTATTCATCCTGAGTTACAAAATCTTACTTTGTTTGCCAAATCCTTACTGTCTATGAAAGATTCAGAATTTGAAGAagttgttaaaaaattaaaaaatatgaatccTAGCTTTATCGATTTCGAAATTCAATCACTTTCAGCGGATGAAAGAACATCAAATACTTTATTACTTCAGTTTATGAAAATGATATATCATATGATAGAAAAGAAAATGGATTTTGAATTAGCACAAGCTTACCTAGCCGTATTTTTGAAATGCCACGGGACGACAATAACAGAAGACGAAACGTTAAGAAATTATTTAGACACATTGCAAGAAATACAATCAAAGTCTTGGTTTGTATTGAGAGATAAATTGTTTCATAATCTAAGTGTTGTACAAGCTTTGAAGAagatgtaa